In Candidatus Defluviilinea proxima, a single genomic region encodes these proteins:
- a CDS encoding CPBP family intramembrane metalloprotease, translated as MNSINTFKWFVRLIIPFCFVVVLALLVSLRVNYLVVKSFIAVIADTIIYVLLAVIGWRVFIKKKVKELWLIPNVKQLFDLVVGASLVLTAISITQILSAFPVLTSLRQGDYSLSSLAIILLASYREEVFFRGYFLNDLILTLKSRLFSVIISGLVFGLIHPVSLSHHLFLSILGIILAYAAAETGSFWFSVGMHFSWNAFSGAAFSNSADWVFPNVLGIGIVGILVFIYIKLASKLFLRRQNVFSD; from the coding sequence ATGAATAGTATAAACACTTTTAAGTGGTTTGTTCGTTTAATAATTCCATTCTGCTTTGTTGTGGTACTTGCTTTGTTAGTGTCTCTACGAGTTAATTATCTTGTTGTTAAAAGCTTTATCGCTGTTATTGCAGATACAATAATTTATGTTTTACTGGCAGTTATAGGTTGGCGTGTTTTTATCAAAAAGAAGGTAAAGGAACTATGGTTGATTCCAAACGTAAAGCAGCTTTTTGATCTTGTTGTTGGGGCGTCTCTTGTGTTAACTGCAATTTCTATTACACAGATATTGTCAGCTTTTCCGGTCTTAACGAGCTTACGTCAAGGTGATTATTCTTTATCGAGTTTAGCTATAATTTTACTTGCATCTTATCGGGAAGAAGTATTTTTTCGAGGTTATTTCTTGAATGATTTAATTTTAACTTTAAAAAGCAGGCTGTTTTCAGTCATTATTAGTGGCCTCGTTTTTGGTTTAATTCATCCAGTTTCGTTGTCGCATCATCTGTTTCTTTCCATTTTGGGAATTATTTTAGCTTATGCTGCCGCAGAAACGGGTTCATTTTGGTTTTCGGTTGGTATGCATTTTTCGTGGAATGCCTTTTCTGGGGCAGCATTTTCTAATTCTGCGGACTGGGTCTTCCCGAATGTGTTAGGGATTGGAATAGTTGGAATATTAGTTTTTATTTATATAAAACTTGCAAGCAAATTGTTTTTGAGGAGACAAAATGTATTCTCCGATTAA
- the moaC gene encoding cyclic pyranopterin monophosphate synthase MoaC, with translation MPNKLTHLDEQGRASMVDVGHKPDTERTAIARGEVHMKKETLDLIRAGHIKKGDVLTVAQIAGITASKRTSDLIPLCHPLPLSKIDVDLALDDSLPGVVITATAKVTGKTGVEMEALTAVSVAALTVYDMAKAVEKTMRIQNIRLIEKHGGQSGDVVNE, from the coding sequence ATGCCAAATAAACTCACTCATCTCGATGAACAAGGTCGCGCCAGTATGGTGGATGTCGGCCACAAGCCTGATACCGAACGGACTGCGATCGCACGCGGCGAAGTCCATATGAAGAAAGAGACATTGGATTTGATCCGTGCGGGACATATCAAAAAAGGGGACGTTCTCACCGTCGCACAGATCGCCGGCATTACCGCCTCAAAACGGACCTCTGACCTGATCCCGTTATGTCATCCTCTTCCACTCTCCAAAATTGATGTGGACCTCGCTCTCGACGATTCCTTACCCGGTGTGGTCATCACTGCCACTGCCAAAGTGACCGGCAAGACCGGCGTCGAAATGGAAGCGTTGACCGCTGTCTCTGTGGCGGCGTTGACGGTCTACGATATGGCAAAAGCCGTTGAGAAGACGATGCGGATACAAAATATTCGTCTCATCGAAAAGCATGGCGGCCAGAGTGGCGATGTGGTGAATGAATAG
- a CDS encoding segregation/condensation protein A, which yields MENLLGRQLNYRVNTPVYEGPLDILLSLIEHAELDITTVSLATVTDQYLSYINGIEQVSADEISAFLVIAAKLIQIKSEALLPRPPTREAGEEDPGQALVDQLRLYKRFKEIGGWLNERAEANLRTYLRIAPPPKVEPKLDLSNITLEKLVAAAEEAFAKEKAKKPLGTVISAPRVTIREKIDMITKMMKDVQHSSFSVLVKDSTSRLEIVVTFLAMLELIKRYRVQAHQEGLFTDIEIDRMEEWSEDEEIEIEFE from the coding sequence ATGGAAAACTTGTTGGGACGCCAGTTAAATTACAGGGTGAACACGCCGGTCTATGAAGGACCGCTCGACATTCTGCTTAGCCTGATCGAACACGCCGAATTGGATATTACAACCGTTTCGCTCGCGACTGTGACGGATCAATATCTCTCTTACATCAACGGCATCGAACAGGTCAGCGCGGACGAAATCTCTGCGTTTTTGGTGATCGCGGCAAAGTTGATCCAGATCAAGTCAGAGGCGTTATTGCCGAGACCGCCCACGCGCGAGGCTGGCGAGGAAGACCCCGGCCAAGCACTTGTTGACCAATTGAGGTTATACAAACGTTTCAAAGAAATCGGTGGATGGCTGAATGAACGTGCAGAAGCAAATTTGCGAACGTATTTACGCATTGCGCCACCACCCAAAGTGGAACCCAAGCTCGATCTCTCAAACATCACGCTCGAAAAATTGGTTGCAGCGGCAGAAGAGGCATTTGCTAAGGAAAAGGCCAAGAAACCGCTTGGCACCGTCATCTCTGCCCCACGCGTGACCATCCGCGAAAAGATCGACATGATCACAAAAATGATGAAGGATGTGCAACATTCATCGTTCAGCGTTCTGGTGAAAGACAGCACATCACGTCTCGAGATCGTTGTTACATTTCTCGCGATGCTTGAGTTGATCAAACGCTATCGCGTACAGGCACATCAAGAAGGTTTGTTCACCGATATCGAAATTGACCGCATGGAAGAATGGTCTGAGGACGAAGAGATCGAGATCGAATTCGAATAA
- the vanZ gene encoding VanZ family protein codes for MKRNQILNWFPALIVMGGIFWFSSQPSANLPDFDWADRIVKKGGHMLGYGLLALSYLYALGMDPKKRWLAWSLAILYAVTDEFHQSFVSGRHPSVWDVLFFDNLGALISLWIASMFIKNKRPDEKTV; via the coding sequence ATGAAAAGAAATCAGATTTTGAATTGGTTCCCTGCGTTGATTGTGATGGGGGGCATCTTTTGGTTTTCATCTCAACCTTCGGCAAATCTTCCCGATTTTGATTGGGCAGATCGTATCGTCAAAAAGGGTGGGCACATGCTTGGGTATGGACTGCTGGCTCTGTCGTATTTGTACGCACTTGGCATGGACCCGAAAAAGCGTTGGTTAGCATGGTCGCTTGCCATTCTGTATGCGGTGACCGATGAATTCCATCAGTCATTTGTTTCGGGCAGGCATCCGTCTGTGTGGGATGTGCTGTTCTTCGATAATCTTGGCGCGTTGATCTCGTTATGGATCGCGAGCATGTTTATAAAAAACAAACGACCAGACGAAAAAACTGTCTGA
- the pabB gene encoding aminodeoxychorismate synthase component I, with protein sequence MNEVLLKENDQWLHFTEPKQIITTQSLDDVIPSLQEIERLTQVNGWHAAGFISYEAAPAFDKALRPEQSGAQKDNVDEFPLLWFGLYPAPRIITLPEPDSAKPALSWLTTVDRDTYNTAIEQIKDYIAQGQTYQVNYTMRLRAEFKTDPWNFFLHLAQTQNNHAAYIDLGRYIIASASPEFFFRLNGDIIESRPMKGTTRRGRTTLEDEEQAQWLKDSEKNRAENVMIVDMIRNDLGRIAKVGSVHIPELFSTEKYPTLWQMTSTVRAKTSASLTEIFEALFPCASITGAPKVSTMRIISELETSLRKIYTGSIGHIAPNRKATFNVAIRTALIDRKTQTAEYGVGSGIVWDSINTDEYTEALLKARVLTEETQQFSLLETLLWTPEESFFLREKHIERLLDSAKYFDFPVARKDIENYLNEISSQFTSPQRVRLLLDKHGNLQSETKPYESVSDHPPLNVRLAKEPVHSGNVFLFHKTTHREIYEVARKGLQEYDDVLLYNENNELTEFTIGNLVVELNGKLYTPPISCGLLAGTFRAHLLETSQVEERVIRVEELKDCTKIFLVNSVRKWEIAVAMNTGFHTNM encoded by the coding sequence ATAAACGAAGTTTTACTCAAAGAAAACGACCAATGGCTTCACTTTACAGAGCCAAAGCAAATCATCACCACACAGAGTCTGGATGATGTTATCCCGTCATTGCAAGAGATCGAAAGGCTGACTCAGGTCAACGGCTGGCACGCGGCTGGATTCATCAGTTACGAAGCAGCGCCCGCCTTTGACAAAGCGCTCCGCCCTGAGCAGAGCGGAGCGCAAAAGGATAATGTTGATGAATTCCCACTCTTATGGTTTGGACTTTACCCCGCGCCTCGCATCATTACCTTACCCGAGCCTGATTCAGCAAAACCAGCTTTATCCTGGCTGACAACTGTTGACCGCGATACGTACAACACGGCCATTGAACAGATCAAGGACTACATCGCTCAGGGTCAGACTTACCAAGTCAATTACACGATGCGCCTTCGAGCAGAATTTAAAACTGATCCGTGGAATTTCTTTCTCCATCTCGCACAGACTCAAAACAACCACGCCGCCTACATTGATTTAGGCCGTTATATTATCGCATCCGCTTCGCCTGAGTTCTTCTTCCGTCTCAATGGCGACATCATTGAGTCCCGCCCCATGAAAGGGACAACTCGTCGGGGGCGCACAACGCTTGAGGACGAGGAGCAGGCACAATGGTTGAAAGATTCGGAAAAGAATCGAGCAGAGAATGTCATGATCGTAGACATGATCCGCAACGATCTGGGACGCATCGCAAAAGTCGGCAGTGTTCACATCCCTGAATTATTCTCAACAGAAAAATACCCCACGCTCTGGCAAATGACGTCCACCGTACGGGCAAAAACATCCGCATCACTGACAGAGATATTCGAGGCACTTTTTCCATGTGCATCCATCACTGGCGCGCCAAAAGTAAGCACAATGCGAATCATCTCTGAACTCGAAACATCGCTGAGAAAGATATACACAGGGAGCATCGGTCATATCGCGCCAAACCGAAAAGCAACTTTTAATGTCGCCATCCGCACTGCGCTAATCGACCGTAAAACTCAAACAGCAGAATATGGCGTTGGTAGTGGCATCGTCTGGGACTCGATCAACACAGACGAATACACTGAAGCTCTGCTCAAAGCTCGCGTACTGACTGAGGAGACACAACAATTTTCCCTGCTCGAAACGCTTTTATGGACCCCAGAAGAAAGTTTCTTTTTGCGCGAGAAACATATTGAACGTCTGTTAGATTCGGCAAAGTATTTTGATTTTCCCGTTGCGCGAAAAGATATCGAAAACTATCTCAATGAAATTTCATCCCAATTCACATCTCCGCAACGTGTCCGACTATTACTCGATAAACACGGCAACCTACAATCAGAAACAAAGCCCTATGAAAGTGTAAGCGATCATCCCCCACTAAATGTACGTCTTGCAAAAGAGCCCGTCCACTCAGGGAATGTGTTTCTCTTTCATAAAACCACACATCGTGAAATATACGAGGTCGCTCGCAAGGGTCTTCAAGAGTACGATGATGTACTTCTCTACAACGAGAACAACGAGCTAACCGAATTCACCATTGGCAATCTAGTCGTCGAACTGAACGGAAAACTCTATACCCCACCCATTTCCTGTGGATTGCTCGCAGGCACCTTCCGCGCACACTTGCTGGAGACAAGTCAGGTAGAAGAAAGAGTAATTCGAGTGGAAGAGTTGAAGGATTGCACAAAAATATTTCTCGTTAATTCAGTGCGAAAGTGGGAAATAGCAGTTGCAATGAACACGGGATTTCATACGAATATGTGA
- a CDS encoding RNB domain-containing ribonuclease, with the protein MNKNDRAILQKIARRAMLERGLLPDFSPGVFAELEQIQHSMAVASDSNTIRDNRNLLWASIDNDDSRDLDQLTVAESLSSGKVMILVAIADVASSVKNGSAIDEHARHNTTSVYTAAELFPMLPEKLSTDVTSLNLNEDRLAIVIGMVVGTDGVLEEDSQIYKAWVRNHAKLAYNSVAAWLENDGVIPEEITAVHGLAENLQLQDRVAQSMKRLRHIHGALSLETIEAKPIFDGDQIRVLEVEEKNRAKEIIEDFMIAANGVTARYLSARGFPSIRRVVRTPKRWERIVEIASDHEYELPTDPDSKALEEFLIHEKAADPLRFPDLSLTVIKLLGAGEYVAESSDGNVSGHFGLAVKDYAHSTAPNRRYPDLLTQRLLKAALEGEVVPYSKDELDVLATHCTETEDSVKKVERRVEKSAAALLLESRIGERFDSIVTGASEKGTWVRLFTVPVEGKLVHGFEGLDVGKRVLVELIETNVEQGYIDFEKVSSSKHS; encoded by the coding sequence ATGAATAAAAATGATCGTGCTATTTTACAAAAGATTGCCCGTCGAGCCATGTTGGAACGAGGTCTTCTCCCCGATTTTTCACCGGGTGTGTTTGCCGAACTTGAGCAAATTCAGCATTCCATGGCTGTGGCAAGCGATAGTAATACCATTCGGGATAACAGGAACCTTCTCTGGGCATCCATTGATAATGATGACTCTCGTGACTTGGATCAACTTACTGTTGCCGAATCTTTGTCATCCGGCAAGGTGATGATTCTGGTCGCCATTGCCGATGTGGCCTCGTCCGTTAAAAATGGCTCAGCCATTGATGAGCATGCGCGCCACAATACCACATCTGTTTACACAGCGGCCGAGTTATTCCCCATGCTTCCTGAGAAGCTTTCTACTGATGTAACATCCCTGAATCTCAACGAAGATCGCCTTGCTATTGTTATTGGAATGGTGGTCGGTACTGACGGGGTGCTTGAAGAAGATTCGCAAATCTACAAAGCATGGGTACGTAATCATGCAAAACTGGCTTATAACAGTGTTGCCGCATGGCTGGAAAATGATGGTGTCATTCCTGAAGAAATCACTGCCGTGCACGGACTGGCTGAGAATCTGCAACTACAGGATCGAGTGGCGCAAAGCATGAAGAGATTACGCCACATCCATGGGGCACTGAGTTTGGAAACGATCGAGGCAAAACCAATATTTGACGGCGATCAAATCCGTGTGTTAGAAGTCGAGGAAAAGAATCGCGCTAAAGAGATCATTGAAGATTTCATGATCGCGGCAAATGGCGTGACGGCGCGTTATCTCTCAGCCAGGGGATTCCCATCTATTCGCCGGGTAGTACGCACGCCTAAACGATGGGAGCGTATCGTTGAAATTGCCAGCGATCACGAGTACGAACTTCCAACTGATCCAGATTCAAAAGCACTTGAAGAATTTCTTATCCATGAAAAAGCAGCTGACCCTTTACGCTTCCCTGACCTATCTTTGACTGTGATCAAACTATTGGGAGCTGGTGAATACGTTGCTGAATCATCCGACGGAAATGTTTCGGGACATTTTGGACTCGCCGTCAAAGATTACGCCCATTCTACCGCCCCGAATCGCCGCTATCCTGACCTGCTGACCCAACGTCTTTTGAAAGCCGCACTGGAAGGCGAGGTCGTTCCATATAGCAAAGATGAGCTTGATGTTTTGGCGACTCACTGTACCGAGACAGAAGATTCAGTCAAGAAAGTGGAGCGTCGCGTTGAAAAATCAGCAGCTGCACTCTTGCTTGAATCGAGGATCGGTGAGCGGTTCGATTCGATTGTCACAGGTGCATCCGAGAAGGGTACGTGGGTACGACTTTTCACCGTCCCTGTGGAAGGCAAGCTCGTGCATGGATTTGAAGGGTTAGATGTCGGCAAACGGGTTTTGGTGGAATTGATCGAAACAAACGTTGAGCAGGGATACATTGACTTTGAAAAAGTCAGTTCATCCAAACATAGTTAA
- the pfkA gene encoding 6-phosphofructokinase encodes MKHMAVLTSGGDAPGMNAAIRSVVRVGIDKGWQIMGIQHGYAGLITNNIVPLGARDVSGIIQQGGTMLGSARCPEFKTKEGRAQALRVLAEREIEALVIIGGGGSQTGAYALSQMGFPVIGVASTIDNDLYGSDITIGVDTALNIALEAIDRLKVTALSHERAFLIEVMGRDCGYLALMAGIAGGTEAIVIPEVDTTPEAVANELRSAYERGQAHALVVVAEGAHYNAAALADYFKEHHERLGFDLRVTTLGHVQRGGAPSAYDRLLATRLGADAVDRLTRGENGVLVGLVRGEIEATSLADVVVNKKQLDLSLLELARMLAR; translated from the coding sequence ATGAAACATATGGCTGTACTTACGAGTGGAGGCGATGCGCCCGGCATGAATGCCGCTATCCGGTCTGTGGTGCGGGTTGGCATTGATAAGGGTTGGCAAATTATGGGTATACAGCATGGTTATGCTGGCCTTATTACCAACAACATTGTGCCTTTGGGCGCCCGCGATGTGAGCGGCATCATCCAACAAGGTGGCACCATGCTGGGTAGCGCCCGTTGTCCTGAATTCAAGACTAAGGAAGGACGAGCACAAGCCTTGCGTGTTTTAGCGGAACGCGAAATCGAAGCGTTAGTTATTATCGGAGGTGGCGGTTCTCAGACTGGTGCGTATGCTTTGTCGCAGATGGGATTCCCTGTTATCGGCGTGGCTTCCACTATTGACAATGACCTATACGGATCAGACATTACCATTGGAGTAGATACGGCTCTCAATATCGCGCTAGAAGCGATCGACCGGCTCAAAGTCACTGCCTTATCTCACGAACGTGCTTTTCTTATCGAAGTGATGGGTCGTGATTGTGGTTATCTGGCATTGATGGCGGGTATTGCCGGTGGAACCGAAGCGATTGTCATCCCTGAGGTGGATACTACCCCGGAAGCCGTGGCAAATGAATTGCGTAGCGCGTATGAGCGAGGGCAAGCCCATGCCCTGGTGGTTGTAGCCGAAGGTGCTCACTATAACGCCGCAGCATTAGCAGATTACTTTAAGGAACATCACGAACGCCTGGGTTTTGACCTGCGGGTGACAACGCTGGGGCATGTCCAGCGTGGTGGCGCTCCCAGCGCCTATGATCGTCTGCTGGCGACCCGTTTGGGTGCCGACGCGGTGGACCGTTTGACTCGCGGCGAGAATGGGGTGTTGGTGGGACTTGTTAGAGGCGAGATTGAGGCTACTTCTTTAGCAGATGTGGTCGTCAATAAAAAGCAACTGGATTTGAGTTTGTTGGAGCTGGCGCGAATGCTGGCAAGATAA
- a CDS encoding DUF4070 domain-containing protein, with product MNILLVYPEFPDTFWSFKHALKFVQKKAGAPPLGLLTVAAMLPSSWEKRLVDLNVTSLTDKDLAWADYVFVSAMIVQRASVQNIIKLCKAAGVKIVAGGPLFTMEHEQFPDVDHFVLNEAEETLRPFLLDQANGQARRVYSSDIFPDIHQTPVPLWELANLKHYDTISIQFSRGCPFNCDFCNITTLLGHRPRTKTAAQIIAELDSIYSLGWRKSIFFVDDNFIGNKKHIKTEVLPALIEWRKGKTGMPFSTEASINLADDPELMRLMTQAGFDTVFVGIETPNEDSLTECSKTQNKGRDLVESVKQLQRAGLQVQGGFIVGFDNDSPSIFQQQIDFIQKSGIVTAMVGLLQAPLGTSLYERMQKEGRLVNEFSGDNVDGSTNIIPMMGLEPLRDGYREILSHIYAPKFYYERVLTFLREYKPPKIKAPLERQYILALWRSMYQLGIRGVERVHYWRLFFWTLFRRPRLFPLAITFAIYGFHFRQVIELHVI from the coding sequence ATGAATATCTTACTTGTTTACCCTGAGTTCCCAGATACTTTCTGGAGTTTCAAACACGCGCTTAAATTTGTTCAGAAGAAAGCGGGTGCGCCTCCGTTAGGTCTGTTGACTGTCGCGGCAATGTTGCCTTCCAGTTGGGAAAAAAGGTTGGTGGACCTCAATGTGACCAGCCTTACAGATAAAGACCTGGCGTGGGCGGATTATGTTTTTGTCAGCGCGATGATCGTACAACGTGCATCTGTGCAAAACATTATCAAACTTTGCAAAGCAGCCGGTGTGAAGATCGTAGCGGGTGGCCCGCTGTTCACAATGGAACATGAGCAATTCCCAGACGTGGACCATTTTGTTTTGAACGAGGCTGAAGAGACGTTAAGGCCGTTCTTGCTGGACCAGGCAAATGGTCAGGCTCGACGCGTTTATTCATCCGATATATTCCCCGATATCCACCAAACTCCCGTCCCTCTTTGGGAGTTGGCGAATCTCAAACATTATGACACGATTAGTATTCAGTTCTCGCGAGGATGTCCTTTCAATTGCGATTTTTGCAATATCACCACATTGTTGGGGCATCGTCCGCGTACCAAGACCGCTGCGCAGATCATTGCCGAGTTGGATAGCATCTATTCGTTAGGTTGGCGCAAGAGCATCTTTTTTGTGGACGATAATTTTATCGGCAACAAAAAGCATATCAAGACCGAGGTATTACCTGCCTTGATCGAATGGCGTAAGGGGAAAACAGGGATGCCATTCAGCACAGAAGCTTCTATCAATCTGGCGGATGATCCAGAACTAATGCGCCTCATGACGCAGGCCGGGTTTGATACGGTTTTCGTGGGCATCGAGACGCCGAATGAAGACAGCCTGACCGAATGCAGTAAAACTCAAAACAAAGGTCGTGATTTGGTCGAGAGCGTCAAACAACTTCAGCGTGCTGGCCTGCAAGTGCAGGGTGGTTTCATCGTCGGGTTTGACAATGATTCACCATCGATCTTTCAACAGCAAATTGATTTTATTCAGAAGAGTGGGATCGTGACGGCCATGGTCGGGCTTCTACAAGCGCCCCTGGGAACCAGCCTGTACGAACGGATGCAAAAAGAAGGAAGACTGGTCAATGAGTTTTCAGGTGATAACGTGGATGGCTCGACCAATATCATCCCGATGATGGGGCTTGAACCATTGCGAGATGGATACCGCGAAATATTAAGCCATATTTACGCGCCCAAGTTTTATTACGAACGTGTTTTGACATTTCTTCGTGAATACAAACCGCCCAAGATCAAGGCTCCATTGGAAAGACAATATATCCTAGCCCTATGGCGTTCCATGTATCAACTTGGTATCCGTGGGGTGGAACGCGTCCATTATTGGCGGCTCTTTTTCTGGACCTTGTTCAGACGTCCGCGTTTGTTCCCATTGGCGATTACATTTGCAATCTACGGCTTCCATTTCCGACAGGTGATCGAATTGCATGTTATTTGA
- a CDS encoding ABC transporter ATP-binding protein has protein sequence MLKIDNLSKIYKIGTFGGQELRAVNQVSFEIEDSQVVSLIGESGSGKSTIGKMILGLTSISDGAISFNGMNVASLKSNAMKEYYRKVQGVFQDPFSSYNPIFKADRVFALIKDEFFPNVNNREWEQKVDDCLKSVGLNPEIVLNKFPHQLSGGQLQRLLIARALLLDIKFLVADEVISMLDASTRIDVLNLLADLKSRGLSILFITHDLGLGYYISDQSVILYKGHVLEKGLTEKIYDNPSHPYTKMLMASVPRLDGKWEKATVESKPEKSTSWTGCAYYARCPVAFDKCCEKPPLVEISHGHSVACWKHAKA, from the coding sequence ATGCTTAAGATCGATAACTTATCCAAGATTTACAAGATCGGCACTTTTGGTGGGCAGGAATTACGTGCGGTCAATCAGGTCAGCTTTGAGATTGAGGATTCACAAGTTGTTTCTTTGATCGGAGAAAGTGGAAGCGGAAAGAGTACGATCGGTAAAATGATCCTCGGGTTAACATCAATCAGTGATGGCGCTATTTCCTTTAATGGGATGAATGTTGCATCACTGAAGAGCAACGCCATGAAGGAATATTATCGAAAAGTGCAAGGTGTCTTTCAAGATCCGTTCAGTTCCTACAACCCGATCTTCAAAGCGGATCGTGTCTTTGCACTTATCAAGGACGAATTCTTCCCAAATGTAAATAACCGCGAATGGGAACAAAAAGTAGACGATTGTTTGAAGTCTGTAGGTCTCAATCCTGAGATCGTCTTGAATAAGTTCCCTCACCAATTGAGCGGCGGACAACTTCAACGTCTCTTGATCGCTCGCGCCTTGCTGCTGGATATTAAGTTCCTTGTCGCTGATGAAGTAATTAGCATGTTGGACGCATCCACGCGTATTGACGTTCTTAACTTGTTGGCAGACTTGAAGTCTCGCGGATTATCTATCTTGTTTATCACGCACGATCTTGGCCTTGGATATTACATCAGCGACCAGTCCGTGATTCTTTATAAAGGACATGTTCTGGAAAAGGGTCTGACTGAGAAAATATACGACAATCCATCTCATCCCTACACAAAAATGCTAATGGCATCCGTCCCGCGGCTGGATGGAAAATGGGAGAAGGCAACAGTCGAATCAAAGCCTGAAAAATCAACCAGTTGGACGGGTTGTGCCTACTATGCGCGATGTCCTGTCGCATTTGATAAATGTTGTGAGAAACCTCCACTTGTTGAAATCTCGCACGGACATTCTGTAGCCTGTTGGAAACATGCCAAAGCGTGA
- a CDS encoding ABC transporter permease: MDTATIQPKSLKPKQKNEILYFAFRNAKLRIGLGIVLFFLVLTFVGPKITKYKPADFVGPSSFHPSADYWFGTTSFGEDVFTQFVYGLSSTFVVGIIGGGLATILGMTIGFTAGYRGGAVDEVLNILTNVILTIPALALLLVLSAYVKVRGVFIESLFIGFTTWPWAARAIRAQTFTLRTRDFVDLAKLSGRSSFKIILTEIVPNMASYLFMTFILMFGGAILTAATLDFLGLGPTQGTSLGMMMNMAVLWSALPLGMWWWFIPPGIGITAIVGGLYIMNVGLDEVFNPKLREM, encoded by the coding sequence ATGGACACTGCAACAATACAACCCAAGTCCTTGAAACCGAAACAGAAGAACGAAATCCTTTATTTTGCATTTAGAAACGCCAAGCTCCGCATTGGTTTGGGGATCGTGCTCTTTTTCCTCGTTCTGACCTTCGTTGGGCCGAAGATCACGAAATATAAACCAGCCGATTTTGTAGGCCCATCTTCATTTCATCCATCGGCTGATTATTGGTTTGGGACCACATCTTTTGGCGAAGATGTTTTTACGCAGTTTGTATATGGTCTCTCTTCTACATTTGTGGTTGGCATCATCGGCGGCGGGCTGGCTACGATTTTAGGAATGACCATTGGTTTTACTGCCGGGTATCGTGGTGGCGCTGTAGATGAAGTCCTGAATATTTTGACGAACGTCATTCTCACCATCCCTGCATTGGCTCTCTTGTTGGTTTTATCTGCATATGTGAAGGTGCGCGGTGTGTTCATCGAGAGCCTCTTCATCGGGTTCACTACCTGGCCTTGGGCGGCGCGTGCGATCCGCGCGCAGACATTCACCTTGCGAACCCGTGATTTCGTTGATCTGGCAAAACTCAGTGGGCGTAGTTCATTCAAGATCATTCTTACAGAGATCGTGCCGAACATGGCGTCCTATCTCTTCATGACTTTCATCTTGATGTTTGGTGGCGCCATCCTTACTGCCGCCACGCTGGATTTTCTCGGCTTGGGTCCAACACAAGGAACATCTCTCGGCATGATGATGAATATGGCAGTTTTGTGGAGCGCTCTTCCGCTTGGCATGTGGTGGTGGTTCATCCCGCCTGGCATTGGCATCACAGCGATCGTTGGCGGCTTATACATTATGAACGTTGGGTTGGATGAAGTCTTCAATCCAAAACTGCGGGAGATGTAG